The Chitinophagales bacterium genome contains a region encoding:
- a CDS encoding glyoxalase — translation MNLIGNSIRTFIGSKNYNISRNFYLDLGFKELVTSEKMSYFYLGRFGFYLQDYYVKDWVENSMIFLEVDNLESTLNSIQSLNLTEKYENVRLSEIAHNEWGNEFFLHDPSGILWHIGIFKI, via the coding sequence ATGAATTTAATAGGCAATTCAATAAGGACTTTTATTGGCTCTAAAAACTATAATATTTCTAGAAATTTTTATTTGGATTTAGGTTTTAAAGAATTAGTTACATCTGAAAAAATGTCCTACTTCTATTTAGGCAGATTTGGGTTCTATTTACAAGATTATTACGTAAAGGATTGGGTTGAAAATTCAATGATTTTTCTCGAAGTTGATAATTTAGAAAGCACTCTAAATAGTATACAGAGTTTAAATTTGACTGAGAAGTATGAAAATGTACGATTATCCGAAATAGCTCATAATGAATGGGGAAACGAGTTTTTCCTTCACGACCCTAGTGGAATATTATGGCATATCGGAATTTTTAAAATATAA